The following are encoded together in the Zingiber officinale cultivar Zhangliang chromosome 8A, Zo_v1.1, whole genome shotgun sequence genome:
- the LOC122008273 gene encoding probable WRKY transcription factor 4 isoform X2, with translation MVEDGAGRGGAGEGSAAAQVGTKPPRPSITLPARSSLENLFRSGAGSGSGAGPSEASPGPLTLVSSFFAEDPESESHSFTQLLVRAMNSPADGTTKEEDRGDLDGGGVVRLGQEPPESLSVGQHQVLSIPPGLRPASLFDSPGFFSSRQTEYLPTSMTTSSAQEQGQEFVTLKSHNIAIQSAEGSHSDQWSRPNSITVDKPVEDGYNWRKYGQKMVRGSEYPRSYYKCSHLNCPVKKKIEHSVDGQVTEIVYKGQHNHQRPAPNKRSGSGGSFSTGSNQITDSLNNPATPELSFHDHQANIRISNKISAVMSAPKRDRESDYETPDQLSVYGEDEESSEVNGNVRDNNNSDAKRLNVSDSIQKPTSESRIIVQTTSEVDLLDDGYRWRKYGQKVVKGNPHPRSYYKCTFTGCNVRKHIERAAIDPKAVITTYEGKHNHDLPASRNSSHSMAGTGQR, from the exons ATGGTGGAGGACGGCGCCGGACGAGGAGGCGCAGGCGAAGGGTCGGCAGCGGCCCAAGTGGGAACCAAGCCGCCGCGCCCCTCCATCACGCTCCCCGCCCGGTCTTCCCTGGAGAACCTCTTCCGCAGCGGCGCCGGGAGCGGCAGCGGCGCCGGCCCCTCAGAGGCCAGCCCCGGCCCGTTGACTCTCGTGTCCAGTTTCTTCGCCGAGGACCCCGAGTCGGAGAGCCACTCCTTCACTCAGCTCCTGGTCAGAGCCATGAATTCTCCCGCGGATGGAACGACGAAGGAGGAGGACAGGGGGGATTTGGATGGAGGCGGAGTCGTGCGGCTAGGGCAGGAACCTCCTGAGAGCCTGTCGGTGGGCCAGCATCAGGTGCTTTCGATTCCCCCAGGACTAAGGCCTGCGAGCTTGTTTGATTCTCCGGGCTTCTTTTCTTCCCGCCAG ACAGAATATCTGCCCACATCAATGACGACTTCATCGGCTCAGGAACAAGGCCAGGAGTTTGTTACTCTAAAGTCACATAATATCGCCATTCAATCTGCTGAAGGCTCTCATTCTGATCAATGGTCCCGGCCTAATTCTATCACAGTTGATAAGCCTGTTGAAGATGGCTACAATTGGCGAAAATATGGCCAGAAGATGGTAAGAGGCAGTGAATATCCTAGAAGTTACTATAAATGCAGCCATTTGAATTGTCCAGTCAAGAAAAAAATAGAGCATTCTGTGGATGGTCAAGTTACTGAGATTGTTTATAAAGGACAGCATAATCATCAGCGCCCAGCACCAAATAAGCGTTCCGGCAGTGGTGGGAGTTTCTCCACTGGATCAAATCAAATCACTGATAGTCTTAACAATCCTGCTACACCTGAATTAAGTTTTCATGATCATCAAGCAAACATCAGGATATCGAACAAGATATCTGCTGTTATGTCAGCTCCTAAAAGGGACCGAGAATCTGATTATGAGACACCTGATCAATTATCCGTatatggtgaagatgaagaatcaTCTGAAGTTAATGGCAATGTAAGGGACAACAACAATAGTGATGCTAAAAGACT GAATGTGTCTGATTCTATTCAAAAACCGACATCAGAATCTAGGATCATTGTGCAAACAACAAGTGAGGTTGATCTTTTGGATGATGGTTACCGGTGGCGCAAGTATGGACAAAAAGTTGTAAAAGGAAATCCCCATCCAAG AAGCTATTACAAGTGCACCTTCACAGGATGCAATGTTAGGAAACATATCGAGCGAGCTGCTATAGACCCCAAAGCTGTCATAACAACATACGAGGGTAAACATAACCATGATCTACCAGCTTCAAGGAACAGCAGCCATAGCATGGCTGGCACTG GTCAAAGATGA
- the LOC122008274 gene encoding metal transporter Nramp2-like, translating to MTSAPLLEIRSLDEDETAYDYEEKVVISVSDREDESEAAEGVASLPPFSWRKLWQFTGPGFLMSIAFLDPGNLEGDLQAGAAAGYSLLWLLLWSTAMGLLVQLLSARLGVASGRHLAELCREEYPRWATVALWLMAELALIGADIQEVIGSSIAIKILSGGVIPLWAGVVITALDCFVFLFLENYGVRKLEAFFAVLITTMAVSFAIMFGQAKPSGKELLIGIIVPKLSTSTIRQAVGIVGCIIMPHNVFLHSALVQSRRVGDENNRHLREAMHYYSIEATVALVISFFINLSVTTVFAKGFYGTDIANTIGLENAGQFLQEKYGGALFPILYIWGVGLLASGQSSTITGTYAGQFIMGGFLNLPLKKWIRSVITRSFAIVPAMIVALWFDSEGSAMDTLNESLNVLQSIQIPFALIPLLTMVSKEQIMGIFKIGPFMKVVTWIVVGFLIIINGYLLLDFLSAEVHGLLLNSLLSVTVVVYIMFIIFLTIWRSSLYTWLTITIGKSFCSGN from the exons ATGACGTCCGCTCCGCTCCTCGAAATCCGATCCCTCGACGAGGACGAAACGGCCTACGACTACGAAGAGAAGGTGGTCATATCGGTCTCCGACCGTGAAGATGAATCTGAGGCCGCGGAGGGGGTCGCTTCTCTCCCGCCCTTCTCCTGGCGGAAGCTGTGGCAGTTCACTGGCCCTGGTTTCCTCATGTCCATCGCTTTCCTGGATCCTGGTAACCTCGAGGGGGATCTCCAGGCCGGCGCGGCCGCCGGTTACTCTCTTCTCTGGCTGCTCCTCTGGTCCACCGCCATGGGGCTCCTCGTCCAGCTGCTCTCCGCGAGGCTCGGAGTGGCGTCGGGGCGCCACCTAGCGGAGCTATGCCGCGAAGAGTACCCCCGGTGGGCCACCGTCGCGCTCTGGCTCATGGCCGAGCTCGCTCTCATCGGGGCCGACATCCAGGAGGTGATCGGGAGCTCAATCGCGATCAAGATCCTCAGCGGCGGGGTGATTCCCCTCTGGGCTGGAGTGGTTATCACAGCCTTGGACTG CTTCGTCTTCTTGTTTCTTGAGAACTATGGTGTGAGGAAACTAGAGGCTTTCTTCGCAGTTCTTATCACAACTATGGCCGTCTCTTTTGCCATTATGTTTGGCCAAGCCAAGCCCAGTGGCAAGGAACTTCTAATTG GTATTATTGTTCCAAAACTAAGTACAAGCACAATAAGACAAGCTGTGGGAATTGTTGGTTGCATTATCATGCCTCACAATGTGTTCTTGCATTCTGCGCTTGTACAATCAAGAAGAGTTGGCGATGAAAATAATAGACACCTTAGAGAAGCAATGCACTACTATTCCATAGAAGCCACTGTTGCTCTTGTTATATCCTTCTTTATCAATTTATCCGTTACAACAGTTTTTGCAAAGGGGTTCTATGGCACAGACATAGCCAATACAATAGGGCTAGAGAATGCAGGGCAATTTCTTCAAGAGAAATATGGGGGCGCACTATTCcctattttatatatatgggGTGTTGGACTATTGGCTTCTGGACAGAGCAGCACTATCACTGGGACATATGCTGGACAATTCATCATGGGAGGCTTTCTGAATCTTCCTTTAAAGAAGTGGATTCGCTCAGTGATTACAAGAAGCTTTGCGATAGTGCCGGCTATGATAGTTGCTCTATGGTTTGACAGTGAAGGCTCGGCCATGGATACCTTGAATGAGTCTCTTAATGTTCTTCAATCTATTCAGATACCATTTGCTCTCATTCCTCTTCTCACTATGGTATCAAAGGAACAGATCATgggaattttcaaaattggccCTTTTATGAAA GTGGTAACCTGGATTGTGGTTGGCTTTCTGATAATCATCAATGGCTACCTTTTGCTAGATTTCTTGTCAGCTGAAGTGCATGGCTTACTCTTAAATTCTCTCCTCTCTGTCACCGTGGTAGTATACATAATGTTTATCATATTTCTTACCATATGGAGGAGTTCTTTATACACATGGCTTACCATAACAATCGGCAAAAGTTTCTGCAGTGGCAACTAA
- the LOC122008273 gene encoding probable WRKY transcription factor 4 isoform X1: MVEDGAGRGGAGEGSAAAQVGTKPPRPSITLPARSSLENLFRSGAGSGSGAGPSEASPGPLTLVSSFFAEDPESESHSFTQLLVRAMNSPADGTTKEEDRGDLDGGGVVRLGQEPPESLSVGQHQVLSIPPGLRPASLFDSPGFFSSRQASNSQSKMLQQTEYLPTSMTTSSAQEQGQEFVTLKSHNIAIQSAEGSHSDQWSRPNSITVDKPVEDGYNWRKYGQKMVRGSEYPRSYYKCSHLNCPVKKKIEHSVDGQVTEIVYKGQHNHQRPAPNKRSGSGGSFSTGSNQITDSLNNPATPELSFHDHQANIRISNKISAVMSAPKRDRESDYETPDQLSVYGEDEESSEVNGNVRDNNNSDAKRLNVSDSIQKPTSESRIIVQTTSEVDLLDDGYRWRKYGQKVVKGNPHPRSYYKCTFTGCNVRKHIERAAIDPKAVITTYEGKHNHDLPASRNSSHSMAGTGQR, translated from the exons ATGGTGGAGGACGGCGCCGGACGAGGAGGCGCAGGCGAAGGGTCGGCAGCGGCCCAAGTGGGAACCAAGCCGCCGCGCCCCTCCATCACGCTCCCCGCCCGGTCTTCCCTGGAGAACCTCTTCCGCAGCGGCGCCGGGAGCGGCAGCGGCGCCGGCCCCTCAGAGGCCAGCCCCGGCCCGTTGACTCTCGTGTCCAGTTTCTTCGCCGAGGACCCCGAGTCGGAGAGCCACTCCTTCACTCAGCTCCTGGTCAGAGCCATGAATTCTCCCGCGGATGGAACGACGAAGGAGGAGGACAGGGGGGATTTGGATGGAGGCGGAGTCGTGCGGCTAGGGCAGGAACCTCCTGAGAGCCTGTCGGTGGGCCAGCATCAGGTGCTTTCGATTCCCCCAGGACTAAGGCCTGCGAGCTTGTTTGATTCTCCGGGCTTCTTTTCTTCCCGCCAG GCCTCCAATTCTCAATCAAAGATGTTGCAACAGACAGAATATCTGCCCACATCAATGACGACTTCATCGGCTCAGGAACAAGGCCAGGAGTTTGTTACTCTAAAGTCACATAATATCGCCATTCAATCTGCTGAAGGCTCTCATTCTGATCAATGGTCCCGGCCTAATTCTATCACAGTTGATAAGCCTGTTGAAGATGGCTACAATTGGCGAAAATATGGCCAGAAGATGGTAAGAGGCAGTGAATATCCTAGAAGTTACTATAAATGCAGCCATTTGAATTGTCCAGTCAAGAAAAAAATAGAGCATTCTGTGGATGGTCAAGTTACTGAGATTGTTTATAAAGGACAGCATAATCATCAGCGCCCAGCACCAAATAAGCGTTCCGGCAGTGGTGGGAGTTTCTCCACTGGATCAAATCAAATCACTGATAGTCTTAACAATCCTGCTACACCTGAATTAAGTTTTCATGATCATCAAGCAAACATCAGGATATCGAACAAGATATCTGCTGTTATGTCAGCTCCTAAAAGGGACCGAGAATCTGATTATGAGACACCTGATCAATTATCCGTatatggtgaagatgaagaatcaTCTGAAGTTAATGGCAATGTAAGGGACAACAACAATAGTGATGCTAAAAGACT GAATGTGTCTGATTCTATTCAAAAACCGACATCAGAATCTAGGATCATTGTGCAAACAACAAGTGAGGTTGATCTTTTGGATGATGGTTACCGGTGGCGCAAGTATGGACAAAAAGTTGTAAAAGGAAATCCCCATCCAAG AAGCTATTACAAGTGCACCTTCACAGGATGCAATGTTAGGAAACATATCGAGCGAGCTGCTATAGACCCCAAAGCTGTCATAACAACATACGAGGGTAAACATAACCATGATCTACCAGCTTCAAGGAACAGCAGCCATAGCATGGCTGGCACTG GTCAAAGATGA